In Armatimonadota bacterium, the following are encoded in one genomic region:
- a CDS encoding glucose 1-dehydrogenase — translation MGVRGKVAVITGGGAGIGRAAALLFAREGARVVVADVDREAGAATVAQIAAEGGEATFVAADVSRPNEVGLMVEATLTAFGRLDILVNNAAIYRQGDAETTNEDDWQRMLEVNLTGPFLCARYCIPVMRRGGGGVIVNVASEAGLVGIKGQVAYNVTKAGLIGLTRSLAVDGAPTIRANCICPGTSDTPLVAAAVARQPDPAAARRALESVRPMDRLGRPEEIAFGILCLASDDLAYATGAVLSVDGGYTAQ, via the coding sequence ATGGGAGTACGCGGTAAGGTGGCGGTGATCACAGGAGGCGGCGCAGGCATCGGCCGCGCCGCGGCCCTCCTGTTTGCGCGCGAGGGTGCGAGGGTAGTCGTGGCAGATGTGGACAGGGAAGCCGGCGCCGCCACCGTTGCGCAGATAGCCGCCGAGGGCGGGGAGGCCACGTTCGTGGCCGCGGATGTGTCCAGGCCGAATGAGGTCGGCCTCATGGTAGAAGCGACCCTGACAGCCTTCGGGCGCCTTGATATTCTGGTGAACAACGCGGCGATCTACCGCCAGGGCGACGCTGAGACCACGAACGAGGACGACTGGCAGCGCATGCTGGAGGTGAACCTGACCGGCCCGTTCCTGTGCGCCAGGTACTGCATCCCCGTGATGCGCCGCGGGGGCGGCGGCGTGATCGTCAACGTGGCTTCTGAGGCCGGTCTCGTGGGAATCAAGGGACAGGTGGCCTACAATGTCACCAAGGCAGGGCTGATCGGCCTTACCAGGAGCCTGGCCGTGGACGGTGCGCCGACGATCCGCGCCAACTGCATCTGCCCGGGCACCTCTGATACTCCCCTGGTCGCGGCGGCGGTGGCGCGCCAGCCGGACCCGGCGGCGGCCCGGCGCGCCCTTGAGTCGGTCCGGCCAATGGACCGGCTGGGGCGCCCCGAAGAGATTGCCTTCGGCATCCTGTGCCTGGCGTCCGACGATCTCGCCTACGCGACAGGGGCCGTGCTTTCCGTAGACGGCGGGTACACGGCGCAGTAG